A single region of the Acidithiobacillus acidisediminis genome encodes:
- a CDS encoding antitoxin MazE family protein, protein MATHVNQRVQKHRDARRKAGLRPVQIWVPDTRRPDFAEECRRQCLLVAQADSADTAMQQFMDEALADVDGWTE, encoded by the coding sequence ATGGCAACGCACGTTAATCAGCGGGTTCAAAAGCACCGCGATGCACGGCGAAAGGCGGGGCTTCGTCCGGTTCAAATCTGGGTGCCGGATACGCGCCGCCCAGACTTCGCGGAGGAGTGCCGTCGCCAATGCCTGCTAGTAGCTCAGGCTGACAGTGCCGACACCGCCATGCAGCAGTTCATGGATGAAGCCTTGGCAGATGTGGACGGCTGGACGGAATGA
- a CDS encoding DNA methyltransferase, with translation MQKIRLGHVIDRLREMPDGSVQCVVTSPPYFGLRDYGLEPVIWEPVQYSPMPGMPVMAVPGHANPQAYATCEHDWGEWSESHDVREKPISGKTRTTDRSYGDASRRFDGNHQKHSHGRFCRICGAWRGCLGLEPSPELYIGHLVQVFRELRRVLREDGTLWLNLGDSYASGNMATRDTDKKLSARGMDLRPSDPPGIKPKDLMGIPWRAAFALQADGWFLRSDVVWHKCLSGGVTVYAKDNERVFSTTIKDLVRHDLGNVSLWDGGKWNPIISVTETATNPERKNRKHMEYLEIVLRSGERIGCTENHRWPTHRGVLETKELQVGDILESCELPDSSYDVPGFLIDDAFWLAGLFLAEGSYSAQTLQISLNADESCWFERISNVARHYGSSCNKYRYGNGLHISINGGITKNVLESIVVYQGSYGSHLHHNVWMFPNRLLRLIASGYLDGDGGYDEQNNRYRLGFARNYSLERDLRTLAARLGAVLTLKPTLSISTNNGKSFPCFRGEWRWTKPSGMSYKPRTEVVAIARSRARKFYDIVLKNDPHLFSLSSGVLTHNSNPMPESVTDRPTRSHEMLFLLTKNQRYFYDHVAIREPHKSDSIARIHRGRAENHKWKNGPGDQSIANNLSKALHPDGRNKRDVWPISTKPYKGAHFAVMPPDLVEPCILAGTPKAGRCPHCGAPWRRRIERVACQPDEVPPSYCGSSFHKGKSRDARVHMAEVSDKPRTAGTRTIGWEPTCQCPEHQPTPSVVLDPFGGSGTVGMVAQRFGRDWLLIEANPEYADLAKDRLSQPSKTAGRSTVRCAKTTVTKHQQVLSLEIFSS, from the coding sequence ATGCAGAAAATCCGACTGGGTCACGTTATCGACCGGCTGCGCGAGATGCCGGACGGCTCCGTGCAGTGCGTGGTGACGAGCCCGCCGTACTTTGGGTTGAGGGATTATGGTTTGGAACCCGTAATCTGGGAGCCCGTCCAGTATTCCCCCATGCCTGGGATGCCAGTAATGGCCGTTCCTGGGCACGCCAACCCCCAAGCGTATGCGACCTGCGAACACGATTGGGGGGAATGGTCCGAGTCGCACGATGTACGGGAGAAGCCGATCAGTGGCAAGACCCGTACCACGGATCGCAGCTACGGCGATGCCTCTCGCCGTTTCGATGGAAACCACCAGAAACACTCCCATGGGCGGTTCTGCCGCATCTGTGGCGCGTGGCGTGGCTGTTTGGGTCTGGAGCCATCGCCGGAACTCTATATCGGGCATCTGGTGCAAGTCTTTCGGGAACTGCGCCGCGTGCTGCGGGAGGACGGCACGCTCTGGCTGAACCTGGGAGACAGTTATGCCTCCGGGAATATGGCTACCCGAGACACCGACAAGAAATTGTCCGCCAGGGGTATGGATCTCCGCCCCTCTGATCCCCCCGGCATCAAGCCAAAAGATCTCATGGGTATTCCTTGGCGGGCAGCCTTTGCGTTGCAGGCGGATGGGTGGTTTTTGCGAAGTGACGTTGTATGGCATAAATGTCTTTCTGGTGGCGTGACAGTTTATGCCAAAGACAACGAAAGAGTATTTTCAACAACAATAAAAGATCTAGTCCGCCACGATCTCGGTAATGTTAGTTTGTGGGATGGGGGAAAATGGAACCCAATCATTTCTGTAACGGAGACTGCTACCAACCCGGAAAGAAAAAACAGGAAGCACATGGAATATCTGGAAATCGTATTACGATCTGGTGAGAGGATTGGATGTACCGAAAATCATAGATGGCCGACGCATCGCGGAGTGCTAGAAACAAAAGAATTACAGGTTGGTGATATTCTGGAATCGTGCGAGCTTCCTGATTCATCATACGACGTTCCAGGATTTTTGATTGACGACGCATTCTGGCTTGCTGGTCTTTTTCTTGCTGAGGGAAGCTATAGTGCGCAAACCTTACAAATTTCATTAAACGCAGACGAATCCTGCTGGTTTGAAAGAATATCCAATGTTGCAAGACATTACGGGAGCTCTTGCAATAAATACCGGTATGGGAACGGTCTACATATTAGTATAAATGGAGGAATAACAAAAAACGTATTGGAGTCAATCGTGGTGTATCAAGGCTCCTATGGATCGCATTTGCATCACAATGTATGGATGTTCCCCAATCGCTTACTACGGTTGATTGCCAGCGGTTATCTTGATGGTGATGGTGGTTATGATGAACAGAATAATCGTTATCGTCTTGGTTTTGCTAGAAATTATTCATTAGAAAGGGATTTACGAACTCTTGCCGCAAGGCTTGGCGCAGTTCTTACATTGAAGCCCACGTTAAGCATATCCACAAATAATGGCAAATCTTTCCCATGTTTCAGAGGTGAATGGCGATGGACGAAGCCGTCTGGCATGAGTTACAAGCCAAGAACAGAGGTTGTCGCTATTGCCAGATCCAGAGCAAGGAAGTTTTACGATATAGTCCTCAAAAACGATCCGCATCTTTTTTCGTTATCTTCTGGTGTGCTTACCCATAATAGCAACCCTATGCCAGAAAGCGTCACGGATCGCCCTACAAGATCGCACGAGATGCTGTTCCTGCTGACGAAAAACCAACGGTATTTCTATGACCATGTAGCGATTCGAGAGCCGCATAAGTCGGATTCCATTGCCAGAATACACCGTGGCCGTGCTGAAAATCACAAGTGGAAGAACGGCCCCGGAGATCAGAGTATCGCCAACAATCTGTCTAAAGCATTACATCCAGATGGTCGCAACAAACGCGACGTCTGGCCGATCTCCACCAAGCCCTACAAGGGCGCTCATTTCGCCGTCATGCCGCCAGATCTGGTGGAGCCCTGCATCCTGGCCGGCACACCGAAAGCGGGGCGTTGTCCGCATTGTGGCGCGCCATGGCGGCGGAGGATTGAGAGAGTCGCCTGCCAGCCTGACGAGGTTCCACCATCATATTGTGGGTCCAGTTTCCACAAAGGGAAGTCCAGAGACGCACGGGTCCACATGGCCGAAGTAAGCGATAAGCCCAGAACCGCCGGAACGCGAACCATAGGTTGGGAGCCCACTTGCCAATGTCCAGAGCACCAACCAACTCCCTCTGTTGTCCTGGACCCGTTTGGAGGGTCCGGCACGGTTGGAATGGTCGCACAGCGATTTGGCAGGGATTGGTTGCTGATAGAAGCGAATCCAGAGTATGCGGATTTGGCAAAGGACAGACTGAGCCAGCCTTCCAAAACCGCAGGCAGGTCAACCGTCAGGTGCGCAAAAACAACAGTAACGAAACATCAACAGGTTTTGTCTTTGGAGATCTTTTCATCGTGA
- a CDS encoding DNA topoisomerase 3 yields the protein MSTVIIAEKPSMARAIREGLGSAASRYEITNAFGHILEQAGPDEYLPGDVPKTAKGKKMWRMQDLPIIPDRWVKYPKKDAKEQLGKIGALLKSADTVINAGDPDREGQLLIDEILEHFHYRGKVQRVWLKALDAENVRKAFAGLESNEKYRPLKNAAEARSQSDWVVGMNLTRAVTVKSGSLFTIGRVQTPTLALVVRRDLVIENFVPRDYFEVFAQCQHPKGAFLAKWEPKSTDGQGFDEEGRLIDKTLAEQMAAKAKGAGSVKKFEAKEQKQSAPLPFSLSALQKVASSRFGMSAQQVLDTCQSLYEKKITTYPRTDCRYLPEEQLADAPKILRSLPIPEGVASLVNPRQKHVAWNNSKITAHNAIIPTGQAASGLSAAEEKLFELIWKSYVALFLPEYRYRSLSATVDLGGESWKATGRQDMDLGWKKLYAGASLEDEDDGEDGKAPLPAMQTGDAIQGKGGQVQAKQTKPPARFTDGSLIEAMSNIHKFVEDPQAKAKLKETSGLGTEATRAATIEKLLDTDYLKKQGKQLISTHKARTLIAYLEKHGLASFADPVTTARWEDALTNVAEGKTAADRFTNAVADNVKKAIDILKNTTAVLEGGKSVPTLPCPICGSDATIRRFQSKKNKSVFFWACSNKEAHPLLKDDNGKPGEPFAPRGSEPAADSGPEGPECPHCKGTPTRGRQTSSGKDYFRCPSCGAAFWPDREDPQKLGGEWPKQEKSSGPRSWGGSSRKGAAKPGGKPKASAGGKKPASSGTRGRKS from the coding sequence ATGTCCACCGTCATCATTGCCGAGAAGCCCAGCATGGCGCGCGCCATCCGCGAAGGGCTTGGGAGCGCAGCCAGCCGGTACGAAATCACCAATGCCTTTGGGCACATTCTGGAACAGGCGGGGCCAGACGAGTATTTGCCCGGAGACGTGCCAAAAACCGCCAAGGGCAAAAAAATGTGGCGGATGCAGGATCTGCCCATTATCCCTGACCGTTGGGTGAAGTACCCAAAGAAAGACGCCAAAGAACAGCTGGGAAAGATTGGTGCGTTACTCAAAAGTGCAGACACGGTTATCAACGCCGGCGACCCGGACCGTGAAGGGCAATTGCTCATCGATGAGATCCTGGAGCACTTCCACTATCGCGGCAAGGTCCAGCGCGTGTGGCTGAAAGCCCTGGATGCCGAGAACGTGCGCAAGGCCTTTGCCGGTCTGGAGTCCAACGAGAAGTATCGGCCACTGAAAAACGCTGCCGAGGCCCGCAGCCAGTCGGACTGGGTGGTGGGCATGAACCTGACGCGGGCGGTTACCGTGAAGTCCGGTTCCCTGTTCACCATTGGCCGTGTGCAGACCCCTACCCTGGCGCTGGTCGTGCGCCGCGACCTCGTGATCGAGAACTTCGTGCCCCGGGACTACTTCGAGGTCTTTGCCCAATGCCAGCATCCCAAGGGCGCGTTTTTGGCGAAGTGGGAGCCCAAGAGCACCGACGGTCAGGGCTTTGATGAGGAAGGTCGCCTCATCGACAAAACCCTCGCGGAGCAGATGGCGGCCAAGGCCAAGGGTGCTGGGTCCGTCAAGAAATTCGAGGCCAAGGAACAAAAGCAGTCGGCTCCCCTCCCCTTCAGCCTTTCTGCACTGCAGAAGGTGGCTTCCAGTCGGTTTGGCATGAGCGCCCAACAAGTGCTGGATACCTGCCAGTCTTTGTATGAGAAGAAAATCACGACCTATCCGCGTACCGACTGCCGCTATCTGCCCGAAGAGCAACTGGCGGATGCGCCAAAAATCCTGCGCTCCCTGCCGATCCCGGAGGGCGTTGCATCCCTGGTCAACCCCCGGCAAAAGCACGTGGCCTGGAACAACAGCAAGATCACTGCGCACAACGCCATCATCCCGACGGGCCAGGCAGCCTCCGGGCTGAGTGCTGCGGAAGAAAAGCTCTTCGAACTCATCTGGAAGTCCTATGTTGCATTGTTTCTGCCGGAATACCGATACCGTTCTCTGTCGGCCACGGTCGATCTGGGAGGCGAATCCTGGAAAGCGACGGGACGGCAGGATATGGATCTTGGCTGGAAGAAACTCTATGCCGGGGCTTCTCTGGAAGACGAGGACGATGGCGAGGATGGCAAGGCGCCACTGCCTGCGATGCAGACGGGCGATGCCATCCAGGGCAAGGGCGGCCAGGTGCAGGCCAAGCAGACCAAGCCACCGGCACGGTTCACGGACGGCAGCCTCATTGAGGCCATGTCCAACATTCACAAATTCGTCGAGGATCCACAAGCCAAGGCAAAACTCAAAGAGACCTCCGGCCTGGGGACGGAAGCGACCAGAGCGGCCACCATCGAGAAATTGCTGGACACGGACTATCTCAAGAAACAGGGCAAACAACTGATCTCCACGCACAAGGCGCGGACGTTGATTGCCTATCTGGAAAAGCACGGTCTCGCGTCATTCGCTGATCCGGTGACCACGGCCCGATGGGAAGATGCACTGACCAATGTGGCCGAGGGGAAAACCGCGGCGGACCGCTTCACGAACGCGGTCGCCGACAACGTCAAAAAGGCCATAGATATCCTGAAGAACACCACGGCGGTATTGGAAGGTGGCAAGTCGGTCCCTACCCTGCCCTGCCCCATTTGCGGTAGTGACGCGACGATCCGGCGGTTCCAGTCGAAGAAAAACAAGTCGGTGTTCTTTTGGGCCTGTTCCAACAAGGAGGCACATCCTCTCCTGAAAGACGATAACGGCAAGCCTGGGGAACCCTTTGCGCCTCGCGGTTCGGAGCCTGCGGCAGATTCCGGTCCGGAAGGACCAGAGTGCCCACACTGCAAGGGAACCCCTACCCGCGGGCGGCAAACCAGCAGTGGCAAGGACTATTTCCGTTGTCCCTCCTGCGGTGCCGCATTCTGGCCGGACCGTGAGGATCCCCAGAAGCTGGGGGGTGAATGGCCGAAGCAGGAGAAGTCTTCTGGCCCCAGATCCTGGGGAGGATCATCCAGAAAGGGAGCGGCCAAGCCGGGTGGCAAGCCCAAGGCTTCGGCGGGGGGTAAAAAGCCGGCTTCCAGCGGGACCCGCGGGAGGAAATCCTGA
- a CDS encoding 1-acyl-sn-glycerol-3-phosphate acyltransferase — protein MPAERFPMRETGRGLLILARPHVSLWDGPRVAWWLSKAYGVRNAVFPVDPDYARHPLWARLLRRYGDWVGGHRMVPMDTHSPFGLRHLAKALHCGQTVVLFPQGTGIKNPGRPDLPGHSWLIERERPRVVPITISRFIAVDRHAEDFFHAR, from the coding sequence ATGCCTGCGGAGCGATTTCCGATGCGAGAGACAGGGCGCGGATTGTTGATTCTCGCCCGTCCCCATGTATCGCTCTGGGATGGGCCCCGCGTTGCCTGGTGGTTGTCCAAAGCATACGGGGTCCGCAACGCCGTGTTCCCGGTTGACCCTGATTATGCCCGGCATCCCCTATGGGCACGGCTGCTGCGCCGGTACGGGGATTGGGTTGGCGGGCATCGGATGGTGCCCATGGATACCCATAGCCCCTTTGGCTTGCGCCATCTGGCGAAAGCCCTGCATTGCGGGCAGACGGTGGTACTGTTCCCGCAAGGGACCGGGATCAAGAACCCTGGCCGACCAGATTTACCCGGGCATTCCTGGCTCATAGAGCGGGAGCGCCCGCGGGTGGTTCCGATAACCATTTCCCGATTCATTGCTGTTGACCGGCATGCGGAGGATTTCTTTCATGCCAGATAA
- a CDS encoding type II toxin-antitoxin system PemK/MazF family toxin — protein sequence MRGDFVTIAMQGDFGKPRPALVVQANQFSEHSSVTVLLVTSTLVAAPLLRVTVQPNAENGLQRPSQVMVDKAMTVKRDKVGPAFGHIDGNTLVDVDRCLAVFLGIAK from the coding sequence ATGCGTGGTGACTTTGTGACCATCGCCATGCAGGGCGACTTTGGCAAGCCACGCCCAGCGCTTGTCGTACAGGCCAACCAGTTCAGCGAGCACAGCAGTGTTACCGTGCTGCTGGTTACCAGCACGCTCGTGGCCGCGCCGTTGCTGCGCGTCACGGTTCAGCCGAACGCAGAGAACGGCTTGCAGAGGCCATCACAGGTGATGGTGGACAAGGCGATGACCGTGAAGCGGGACAAGGTTGGGCCAGCCTTTGGGCACATCGATGGGAATACTCTGGTGGATGTCGATCGGTGCCTGGCCGTGTTTTTGGGGATTGCGAAATGA
- a CDS encoding BRO-N domain-containing protein, protein MSQSIVPFDFQGNRVRVIVDEQGEPWFVAVDVCRCLGLDNSTRAIERLDEDEKSQVIDPSVLNNNQGTGINILLNTISESGLYSLILTSRKPEAKAFKRWVTHEVLPSIRKTGSYCIPQSRPLPEVLRQEADWNRAVAELAKSYSQMYLSLGVRGPRRVLAIENAMRERHGIEMGKVAPLPGPQTADNRYAVIVEDRIITPTQIGAALGLSAIAANLLLEKHGFQVRQGKDWVPTAKGKPLSEWVDTGKRYHNGAPVTQLRWKESAILDALQAEQQQESLF, encoded by the coding sequence ATGTCTCAATCGATTGTGCCGTTTGATTTTCAGGGGAACCGGGTTCGTGTCATCGTTGATGAACAGGGTGAGCCGTGGTTTGTAGCAGTGGATGTATGTCGGTGTCTGGGTCTGGATAACTCAACTAGAGCAATTGAAAGGCTTGATGAAGACGAGAAATCGCAAGTCATTGATCCTTCTGTACTGAATAATAATCAGGGTACTGGAATCAATATTTTACTGAATACCATAAGTGAGTCTGGCCTGTACTCTTTGATCCTCACCAGTCGCAAGCCCGAAGCCAAAGCCTTCAAGCGCTGGGTCACCCACGAAGTCCTGCCCTCGATCCGCAAAACAGGCAGCTACTGCATCCCGCAGTCCCGCCCCTTGCCCGAAGTGCTGCGGCAGGAAGCGGACTGGAACCGTGCCGTGGCGGAACTCGCGAAATCCTATTCGCAGATGTACCTCTCCCTTGGGGTGCGTGGGCCTCGCCGCGTGCTGGCCATCGAGAACGCCATGCGGGAACGCCATGGCATCGAGATGGGCAAGGTGGCTCCCCTGCCCGGCCCGCAGACGGCGGACAATCGTTACGCGGTGATCGTCGAGGACCGCATCATCACGCCGACCCAGATTGGCGCCGCCCTGGGGCTCTCGGCCATTGCTGCCAACCTGCTGCTGGAAAAGCACGGATTCCAGGTGCGCCAAGGCAAGGATTGGGTACCGACGGCAAAAGGCAAGCCGCTCTCGGAATGGGTAGATACCGGCAAGCGCTATCATAACGGCGCCCCGGTGACGCAGCTACGCTGGAAAGAGTCGGCCATCCTTGATGCGCTGCAGGCAGAGCAACAGCAGGAAAGCCTTTTCTGA
- a CDS encoding DNA-directed RNA polymerase subunit alpha C-terminal domain-containing protein, translating to MNDILSSSIDELELTVRTTKNLKFSGIYRVDELVQKTRVELSRLPNIGAKSLSDIEQVLEKYNLSLGMKITECQGK from the coding sequence ATGAACGATATTCTTTCCAGTTCTATAGATGAATTAGAGCTTACAGTCCGCACTACAAAAAACCTCAAATTTTCTGGCATTTACCGCGTTGATGAATTGGTTCAAAAAACAAGGGTGGAATTATCCAGACTGCCAAATATCGGGGCAAAATCGCTTTCTGATATTGAACAGGTTCTGGAGAAATACAATCTTTCACTTGGGATGAAAATCACGGAGTGCCAAGGGAAATAG